The following is a genomic window from Capnocytophaga stomatis.
AATAAGAAATCTTCACTGTTTTCATTAGCCACTTCCTCTCTTATTTTAAGATATTCTTCCAAAATATTTTCAATTTGAGGAAGCATTGGTATCAATCTTTCTTTGTTACGCTTGCCCAGAACTTTAATTTGCTTCTGACTGAAATCCAAATCATTAACTTTCAGCAAAATTAATTCAGAACGCCGCATTCCCGTTGCGTAAAGAACTTCTATAATAGCCTTATCCCGAATTTCTTCAAATTTATTTTTATTTGAAAAACAAGATAACACTTTTTCTATCTCTTTTTCCGAAAAAGGAAGTTTTATCTTTTTTTCCATCTTCAAAGGCATTATTCCTCTTTCAAACGGACTAACTTCAATCTGGTTTGTCTTTTTCAAAAACGAATAATAAGCCTTTAACGCCGATAACTTCCGGTTGATACTCCTAAACGCAATCGATTGATTTGAGAGTTCAACAATCCAACTTCTAACATCATCATAGGAAACGCTTTCCAAGCTACGTTCCTTTTCACT
Proteins encoded in this region:
- a CDS encoding tyrosine-type recombinase/integrase; amino-acid sequence: MFVEFMDYLSIEKKYSKHTTEAYKNDLKAFEKFVKNVYGESEKERSLESVSYDDVRSWIVELSNQSIAFRSINRKLSALKAYYSFLKKTNQIEVSPFERGIMPLKMEKKIKLPFSEKEIEKVLSCFSNKNKFEEIRDKAIIEVLYATGMRRSELILLKVNDLDFSQKQIKVLGKRNKERLIPMLPQIENILEEYLKIREEVANENSEDFLFLAKNGKKIYPTLVYRIINLYFSAVTTKQDVSPHVLRHSFANHLLDNGADLNTVKELLGHSSLAATQVYTNTSLAELKKQYGKAHPRASGGKI